The Lactuca sativa cultivar Salinas chromosome 2, Lsat_Salinas_v11, whole genome shotgun sequence genome includes a window with the following:
- the LOC111875913 gene encoding putative disease resistance protein RGA3, with translation MEDVGNDIFQILVSNSLFQDVIRDEDGHITHCSMHDLLHDLSLSLFYKQEGLCVGCAVNDDISRVDKVKQLKHLAVYNKHNEVIEFEAKVSMFIEWDMLARTLHTLFVKELNMMEFSFQRLKCIRILKLQGNTIWKLDDSIGGLVHLRYLDLSKTMIHVLPESIGKLYHLQTLRLRSFVFKQFPEAMRNLISLRYFVCDVDIPANILGQLISLRKLPTFIVLKRKGHGIEVLRYLNNLSGKLRIFDLENVGSKEDSVKAELSGKRKLYDIEFNWSSNGGANRNDKEVLEGLQPPRDVKMLKIYKFSSDHFPNWVTKMAINIDGKWTPLDKLVSITLYGCSSCLSLPTLEHLPHLRELLLMEMDNLTFLKSSDVTGSMKPLSPLLRSLKQIRMERLEKWIDGETNSSKMISPILESLEIESCPKIILLDECHPHPLVSLRICDCTGLEYIKSIQGLTSLVSLEISYCQSLTEITNLPNQCHSLKTLQIKHCYELQTLPCKMFNCYAFLNELILGPFSKELDSFPSLQCIEKLRNQFHSLEL, from the coding sequence ATGGAGGACGTTGGAAATGATATTTTTCAAATTCTGGTTAGCAATTCATTGTTCCAAGATGTTATAAGGGATGAGGATGGTCACATCACTCATTGTAGCATGCATGATCTGTTACATGATCTTTCATTATCTCTTTTTTACAAACAAGAAGGCTTATGTGTCGGGTGTGCAGTGAATGATGATATTTCTCGTGTCGATAAGGTTAAGCAGCTCAAGCATCTTGCTGTTTACAACAAACACAACGAGGTCATTGAATTTGAAGCCAAGGTTTCTATGTTCATTGAATGGGATATGTTGGCTAGAACTTTGCATACATTGTTTGTCAAAGAATTAAATATGATGGAATTTTCATTTCAACGACTCAAGTGCATTCGAATCCTAAAACTCCAAGGGAATACTATATGGAAGTTAGACGATTCAATCGGAGGGTTGGTGCATCTTAGGTATCTTGATTTGTCAAAGACGATGATCCATGTTCTTCCTGAATCTATTGGTAAATTATACCACTTGCAAACTCTGAGGTTGCGCTCTTTTGTCTTTAAGCAGTTTCCAGAAGCCATGAGAAATTTGATAAGCCTGAGATATTTCGTGTGTGACGTAGACATTCCAGCCAATATCTTGGGACAACTGATTTCTCTTCGAAAATTGCCAACCTTCATAGTGCTTAAAAGGAAGGGACATGGTATTGAAGTGCTGCGCTATTTGAATAACCTTAGCGGAAAGCTTCGTATTTTCGATCTAGAAAATGTGGGAAGCAAAGAGGATTCTGTTAAGGCAGAATTATCTGGAAAAAGAAAATTATACGATATTGAATTCAATTGGAGTAGCAATGGAGGTGCCAATAGAAACGACAAGGAAGTATTGGAAGGCTTGCAACCCCCTAGAGATGTGAAAATGTTGAAAATTTACAAATTTTCTAGTGATCATTTTCCAAATTGGGTAACAAAGATGGCAATCAATATTGACGGGAAATGGACTCCCCTTGACAAGCTCGTGTCAATCACATTATATGGATGTAGCAGCTGCCTCTCTCTTCCGACACTTGAGCACCTACCACATCTTCGGGAGCTGCTGTTAATGGAAATGGACAACTTGACATTTTTAAAGAGTTCCGATGTTACTGGATCAATGAAGCCTCTGTCTCCATTGTTGAGATCACTCAAACAAATACGTATGGAAAGACTAGAAAAGTGGATAGACGGAGAAACCAACAGTTCAAAAATGATATCGCCTATCCTCGAGAGTTTGGAAATCGAGAGTTGCCCAAAGATTATTCTTTTAGATGAATGCCATCCCCATCCTCTTGTGTCCTTAAGGATATGTGACTGCACAGGTCTGGAGTACATTAAGAGCATACAAGGCCTCACATCTCTCGTATCATTAGAAATTTCCTATTGCCAAAGTCTTACAGAAATAACCAATTTGCCCAACCAGTGTCATTCTTTGAAGACTTTGCAAATTAAACATTGCTACGAACTGCAGACATTGCCTTGCAAAATGTTTAATTGTTATGCCTTCTTGAATGAGTTGATACTTGGTCCGTTCTCCAAGGAGCTCGATTCTTTCCCAAGTCTCCAATGCATTGAAAAGTTAAGGAACCAGTTTCACTCATTGGAACTGTAG